The Lolium rigidum isolate FL_2022 chromosome 2, APGP_CSIRO_Lrig_0.1, whole genome shotgun sequence genomic interval CCAATGCATTTCAGACCATAAACCTATGTTTATATCTCTTTTCAACTAGCTCAATGGCTGCACCATGTTATAAGATGAGTTTCAAAAGAGAGAATATAGCGATTATGAAGTTGTAAAGTTAACATCCCCATCCCTCGGAACGAATAGTTCATTAATTTCAAAGTAAGTGCATAGGAGACAAGAGAAGGATTGCAAATTTCACGTAGGCATGCCTTTGGATATACCTTCTCATATGTTCAACATAGATTCAGGGAACTACATTAATTCTAGACGTCAACCCATTGCTTCAAAGATATGACTTATGGGATCCTATAAAATGACGATTATCGCTTTGGAAAACAAAGATATTTTAGGTTGAAAGAAGAATTGCCTCAACTTAAAAACAAGAGAGGTGGTTGCCCCCAAATTCTAAAAACATCAAACACTTTCCAAAACCACTTCCGaatttctaccttttatttccacCCTTTGAAGAATTTTTTAtatcaaataaaaaaaatagtccTCCCCAAACTTTGTGTTCTCCCTTCCCCACAGTACTTTTGTACTCCACCTTTTCTTATGTAATGTCAGATAAGTACATGAAATTCAGTTCTAAGTCGCTAACCAGATAgactggtgttttggctcataggtgtggATGAACCTATTattaaagatgcattttaaatgcaattcaaaatgtcaaaaatttcagaaaaaaatccTTTGTGTACATCGAGTCATTCTAGGTCCACACATAAAGTTCCGCGAAAAAAGGAAATTTTGGGGGgaatatataaaaataaaaaatgtgtcTCGTGAAAAGCTATTATGGAGAACCGAAAATTGACTTTTTTACACAGGCCACAAAAAAGTTTTTTCATGAAACTTTGTGTGCAAACATAAAATGTTCGGCGACACTCGGATAAATTATTTATTTATAAAAAAATTAGATCTTTTGAAATAGCGCCTTTTGAACATCAGATGCATCTATATCTGTGAGCCGGAGTGGATTTCCGTAACCAGATGGTATTTCCGTGTGTCAATCTTGTAGTCATTTGATCCAGCCTTCTATGCAACTGAAGTCAATCCTCCATGTTATTTAGTTTGTTCATTTTTCATTGTATTTACCAAGTACTGAGTTTTGTTTATCAGCTATAATTGCTCAGCATACTGTGTAATTTACAATGTCCGAGATTTTAATCATTTTGTCGCGTCTGAATCTCTTGTGCCCAAATACAGTTCCTCCATGAACTGGGTCAGAATGTGTAATTGATCTCTACATCATGTTTGTATATCCAGATGGTCACTTGGTTTAATGTTGTAATCTCGGCATCTAGTtccatatctagatcttccttgGATACCCTCTAACCTTTTTAGTAAAACAATAAATTAACTATGATCATCATCAGAAAAGTTTAGAACTAAATAGGGAAGAGGGTATACTAATATTGGCCCACCTGCATCAAAATGCTTTGTAAATGTTCCTTTCAAACGTAGAACCCAAGTGCTGGATAATTCTGTGAGGTGGTCATGTTTGGATATTGGAACTAAACAAAGACGTTTATGTTTGCAGCTACAAATGATGTGTGTAACGTAACATTCCTATATCAGGCACTGTGACTCGCATGATTATATTCCTATATAAATTTAAGAGAATATTCAAATCCACAACCTATGAAATACGGCTAGGATTGGTATCCCTGAGTAATACTTAATTCAGAACAAGTTCTAAGTGGTAAAATGTATCAACATTCTTAAGAGGAGAAACAGGTGATATTGGCTGCTTGATTAAACGAGCTTAATTATCATCGACAGACAATTCTGAACTTTGAAGAAGACATGAGAAGAACTACAACTTCGTTCAAATCATTCAAATAGTAGAGTTACATGCATTCACTGCTAAAAATCACCTGCATGAAGCACCAGCACGGAAGCTACACATTACAAGGTTCATCaagaagtaaaaaaaaagagtCCTCATTGGATTGTATGGTAACAACACTATCCCCTCAATCCCTCTGCTCCCACATTACCATCTAGGATAGCCGGGAGCATGGAACGAGAATGAAATCAAGGCCAAGTCAGTTTTCCTTAGCAGCATGGCAGGGTGCTGCCCGAGGGCATCTACTTTGAGCATCAGATACAACTGGGGATATGACAGCATCAAAGAACGAGAACAAACTATGAAGACTGGTCCTTGGCGACCTCCTCACTTGGTCCGGCTCCAGTAGTTGTTGTTCCATCCAAAAAGCGGACTATGACAACGGTGATGTTATCAGCGCTCCCTCTTACAGAAGCTTCTTGGAGCAGTCTCTTTGCTGCTTGCTCAGGATCCTCTATTGGCTTGACCATTGCAACAGCTTCCTGGAAAATAGAATGTTCGGGATAACCCATTGAGTACTACAGGACAATAGTAGCATATGGAGGAGAATCTTCAGTAAGTATGCCCTTACATCGTTAGTGACAACATCCCACAGTCCATCGCTCGCGAGGATAAGGAATTCGAGTGAGCCGTCAACTACCTCCTCCTGTAAATAACAGAAAGACAGTGACAaagatgcttgacttcataaatgTTTAATCACCAGGTGTATTAGCCTTGATCTCCCCCTTCCTAGGAAGAATGGACGCCATTATATATCTTCCTTAAACGAAAACAAGGCTGGTAGTTATGATGATGAATGACTAACATGAATACTCCATAAGGAGGCTACCATTGACTTACAAGGCTGCTAGTTATGACGATGAATCACTACCATGAATATAATCGAAAACCTGCAAGTCTAGGTGCTAGTTGAGAACTATGCAAGCAAACAAGGGCCAAACCTTGATCTCTGGATCAGCGACAACATACTGCTTTAAAAGTTTATCACCAAATGCTCGAGAAACAGCGAGAACACCACCAACACGCCATGTCCCTGCAAAAATAGAACAGTAAAGAATCAGAACTAATACTAGTTATAAGCCCAACTGAAGTAAGAGAGTTCCAGAGGCCTCGTGAAAGTACCAGCCCACATCACAAAGCCTCCAGCTTCCTCAATTCGCTGTCTCTCATCTGTCTGGTCCGGCTTGTGATCCCTCGAAACCGCAATTGCTGCAAAAGGTGGGATGCATCAAACATCATGATCGTCCAACACAAGTGAAATGAGACTAATGTGAGATCATGTTATATACACTTAATTGCAACTGCCACACCCACGTAGTCACAGGGAAAAAACACAACAATATGAACTTGCAGATGAAATCAAGAGTACAGGAATAGTGCTATAGACAATGAACTTACCCTTCCCTCCTTTAGAGACAACAGCTCTAGAATCCCCAACATTTGCAACCACCAAGCGACCACCAACAAGAATAGCTGTTGAGGCAGTTGAGCCAGCATCTCTGCTGTGGCTACTATCAGCCTTCAGAAACTCCGAATCAGTATGGTTGAATGTTTCAGCTGCAGAAAAAGAGCAGAGGAAATCATGATCACTCTCTGCCGGGGTAGTAGAAATATTTCGGTCCGCGATAATTTATGCATGATAAACCTACCAATAGCAGCATTTGTTTCTGTCATGAATTTTGGATGCTTGATTAAATTGCTAAAAAGGTGTTTCTTCACATATTCAGCTGCTCGAGCTCCACCGTGACCTATAGGAAAAGCCAAATACAGTATACAGTAATTAGCTAACTAACAAAAAATGATCAAGGAGCTGCCGACATATGAAGCCCTAAACAAgtaataaatgttttcttttctggcACTAGGAACCTCGTACCGTCAAACACCCCAAACAGCCCAACGGTCTCTCCGTCAACATCATCGACTCTCGTCTCATAGAAATCCTCCATTGATGCCCTTTTCCCAGGACAACTCGCAAACCCATAACTGAACCTGCCTTTTTCACTGCAATGGCAAAAGAAAATAAGCTATCAGTTAACCGACAATACAAAATTCAGGGGACCAATTATACAGCATTTCATGTGAAATCGAATGTGTCATACTTATGAAGCACGGATATTTTGTGTACTCGAACATATGAAAACATAGCATTTGAAGGTGCTATTCGCCATCTTTTGACCTCCGCTACATTTCTAAAGTACGGAGACATACGGACAATGAATGGAGTAGTTTACGTTACATGATAAAGTATCCCACATAGAAACGGTTAGGCGTGACATGGATTTCTTTCCAATTGCTCCAATGATTATTTGACGAATCTCTTAGTATATTGCCCAGTGTAACGCCTTAATGGCGGTTTATTCAAAACCGTGTGCAGAGAGGTAGTGAATTGGCTAGAGAAAGACGACCGACAGCAGTGTTGTTAATACGCCAGGCAGAACAGATCGATCTTTTCTTTCAGCAGATCCTCACGCCACATATGACCCCTAAAACCACTTCTGCCCCTAAAACACGATTATATGACACCAAACTCACTGCCGCATATTTTGTCAATCGGACAGATCCAACTATAAGGCTGCCCACCACTGAACTCGCGCCCGAGACAAATTCACCTATAGCCCAGCACTAGACCAGCAGGCAGGCACAGGTCACCTACCTCGGCACGCGCTCCTCTCAGCATCCACGGATCTCTCCTCCACACCACAAACACAAAGAAACCACCCAACCTCGCGACGACCCGGATCAAGGAACTAGTAGTACGCGCAAAGCAGGGGAAGAAAGGATGCATCCTCACCTGATCCCGCCACCGGTGGCCGGCGAGCCGTCACTGCGGAACCCCATCGGCGGCGAGCACGCCTGGT includes:
- the LOC124691289 gene encoding probable protein phosphatase 2C 10; translated protein: MHERSPGPSLAAALPVLLLSLSLLAGPSYCWWCSAEDQACSPPMGFRSDGSPATGGGISEKGRFSYGFASCPGKRASMEDFYETRVDDVDGETVGLFGVFDGHGGARAAEYVKKHLFSNLIKHPKFMTETNAAIAETFNHTDSEFLKADSSHSRDAGSTASTAILVGGRLVVANVGDSRAVVSKGGKAIAVSRDHKPDQTDERQRIEEAGGFVMWAGTWRVGGVLAVSRAFGDKLLKQYVVADPEIKEEVVDGSLEFLILASDGLWDVVTNDEAVAMVKPIEDPEQAAKRLLQEASVRGSADNITVVIVRFLDGTTTTGAGPSEEVAKDQSS